One Hevea brasiliensis isolate MT/VB/25A 57/8 chromosome 5, ASM3005281v1, whole genome shotgun sequence genomic region harbors:
- the LOC110657599 gene encoding uncharacterized protein LOC110657599, whose product MEDETQMASEVEILKVDTKEKDDPIKATNGDLPQIEKAGKRDEDETDGEFIKVEKELLDVKDASHTAKAATADDEKPSAIERSLSSSTRELLEAQEKVKELELELVRVVEALKHSESENTKLKEEVLLAKENLEVGEKKYEEIEQNHKKLQDQLFEAEEKYSSQLCTLNKALQAQEMKHKELTGVKEAFDGLSIEVENSRKSLQELEQKLQLSEGELKRFEELHKQSGSHAESETQRALEFERLLEEAKASAKEMEEQMASLQEEVNGLYEKIAENQKVEEALENSTAELVAVNEELALSKSQLLDMEQRLSSKEVLINELTQELDLRKASESQVKEDILALENLLSSTREDLHAKVSELEGIKLKLQEEVNARELVEAAMQNQEEQVSAIHEELSKVTKEKEALETTVTDLSSNAAQMKELCSDLEDKLKVSDENFSKADSLLSQALSNNAELEQKLKPLEELYNESGAAAAFAIQKNLELEDSIQASNEAAEDAKSQLRELETRFIAAEQRNVELEKQLNLVELRSSDAEREVREFSRKISDLSTALKELEEEKKQLSDQIQEYQEKITHLESSLNQSSSRSAELEEELRIATVKCAEHEDHANMNHQRSLELEDLFQTSHSKVEDASKKVNELELLLEAEKYRIQELEDQISTLEKKCVGAEAESNKYINKVSELSAEIEAFQARSSNLEVALQTASEKERELAECLNSVTDEKKRLEDASSGSSQMLAEAENLVEVLRNELTVMQEKFECIENDLKAAGLKESEVTAKLKTTEEQLETQEKLLEQAIVSKSELESLHESLARDSELKLQEAIENFMSKDSEVKFLVDKLKTLEDQVKLYEEQVAEAAGKSASLKEELDLCLLKVASLEASNEELKKQILEAENRASNSSSEKELLVETNNQLKSKVNELQEFLNSAVSEKEASCQQIASHMNTITELSDRHSRALELHSETETWMVHVETQLQEAIQRLTQKDAETKDLNEKLNALEGQIKLYEEKAHEASAIAETLKLELEETHLKLKHFEIIVEELQTRSSHFEKESTGLAEANLKLTQELSSYESKLSDLEAKLSATNLEKDETVEQLHTSKKAIENLTQHLNDEGQRLQSQISSFMEENNLLNESYQNVKKELQSVIIQCEEKKANEDALKSEIENLKMEIVEKSALQNRLKEVEEKLATAEARLKEEVENIQASAAGREAELTLKLEDHVLKIHDRDMLNDQVLKLQSELQLAQSIITEQKEGNSQKDLEREAALRKSLEDLDAREKEIILLEKQVKELEQKLQLADGKLLEKGDGGNLAEHKDGTEIKSRDIGSTISAPTKRKSRKKLEAASAQTSSNAETHVRTIEVSHAMNIKFILGVAVVSIIIGIILGKRY is encoded by the exons ATGGAAGACGAGACCCAAATGGCTTCAGAGGTAGAAATATTGAAGGTAGATACCAAGGAGAAAGACGATCCTATCAAG GCAACAAATGGAGACTTGCCGCAAATAGAAAAAGCAGGAAAGAGAGACGAGGATGAGACTGACGGAGAATTCATAAAAGTAGAGAAGGAATTGCTTGATGTGAAGGATGCCTCTCATACAGCTAAGGCAGCGACTGCGGATGACGAGAAGCCATCAGCAATAGAAAGGAGCTTAAGCAGTTCAACCAGAGAATTATTGGAAGCACAAGAGAAGGTGAAGGAACTGGAACTTGAATTGGTAAGAGTAGTTGAAGCATTAAAGCATTCTGAATCAGAAAATACAAAATTGAAAGAAGAGGTCTTGCTTGCAAAGGAGAACTTGGAGGTTGGTGAAAAGAAGTATGAGGAGATTGAACAGAATCACAAGAAATTGCAAGATCAATTATTTGAAGCTGAGGAGAAATATAGTTCACAGCTTTGCACTTTGAACAAGGCTCTGCAGGCACAAGAAATGAAGCACAAGGAATTGACTGGGGTAAAAGAAGCATTTGATGGTCTTAGCATTGAGGTTGAGAACTCTAGAAAGAGTTTGCAAGAGTTGGAGCAAAAGCTGCAACTTTCTGAAGGTGAGTTAAAGAGGTTTGAGGAGTTGCACAAACAAAGTGGTTCACATGCTGAATCTGAGACACAAAGGGCTTTGGAGTTTGAAAGGCTGCTTGAAGAAGCAAAAGCAAGTGCAAAAGAAATGGAAGAACAGATGGCTTCGCTTCAAGAGGAAGTCAATGGCCTTTATGAGAAGATTGCAGAAAACCAGAAAGTTGAAGAAGCCCTTGAGAACTCTACAGCAGAACTCGTAGCAGTTAATGAAGAATTGGCACTTTCAAAATCACAACTGCTGGACATGGAGCAAAGACTCTCTTCAAAGGAGGTTCTCATAAATGAACTGACACAAGAATTGGACCTGAGGAAAGCTTCAGAATCTCAGGTGAAGGAAGACATCTTGGCATTGGAGAATTTGCTCAGTTCAACTAGAGAAGATCTTCATGCAAAGGTTTCTGAGTTAGAAGGCATCAAGTTGAAGCTGCAAGAGGAAGTCAATGCAAGGGAATTGGTTGAAGCAGCAATGCAAAACCAGGAGGAACAGGTCTCAGCTATACATGAAGAACTGTCGAAAGTAACGAAAGAAAAAGAAGCTCTTGAAACAACTGTAACAGATCTCAGTAGTAATGCTGCACAAATGAAAGAATTATGCAGCGATCTTGAAGACAAGTTGAAGGTTTCAGATGAGAATTTCTCTAAAGCAGATTCTCTTTTGTCTCAAGCTTTGTCGAACAATGCAGAGCTAGAACAAAAATTGAAGCCTCTGGAAGAGCTTTACAATGAATCTGGAGCTGCTGCAGCATTTGCTATCCAAAAAAATCTGGAGCTTGAGGATTCAATCCAAGCTTCAAATGAAGCAGCAGAAGATGCAAAATCCCAACTGAGAGAGCTTGAGACACGATTTATCGCTGCAGAGCAGAGGAATGTGGAGCTTGAGAAACAACTGAATTTAGTTGAATTAAGAAGCAGTGATGCTGAGAGAGAAGTGAGAGAATTCTCACGGAAAATATCTGATCTCAGTACTGCTTTGAAAGAATTGGAGGAGGAAAAGAAACAATTGAGTGACCAGATACAGGAATACCAGGAGAAGATAACCCACCTTGAATCTTCCCTAAATCAGTCATCATCAAGGAGTGCAGAGCTTGAGGAAGAGTTGAGGATTGCTACAGTGAAGTGTGCTGAACACGAGGACCATGCAAACATGAATCATCAGCGCAGCCTTGAACTTGAAGATTTGTTCCAGACATCTCATTCCAAAGTAGAAGATGCCAGCAAAAAGGTGAATGAGTTGGAGTTGTTACTAGAAGCAGAGAAGTACAGAATTCAGGAACTTGAAGATCAGATTAGCACACTAGAAAAGAAATGCGTGGGTGCAGAAGCAGAGTCCAACAAATACATAAACAAAGTATCTGAACTTTCAGCTGAGATTGAGGCATTCCAAGCAAGGTCATCAAACCTTGAAGTTGCACTGCAAACAGCCAGTGAAAAGGAGAGAGAACTGGCAGAATGCCTGAATTCAGTAACTGATGAAAAGAAAAGGTTAGAAGATGCATCCAGTGGTTCCAGCCAGATGCTGGCTGAAGCCGAGAATCTTGTGGAAGTCCTGCGCAACGAATTAACTGTGATGCAGGAGAAGTTTGAGTGCATTGAAAATGATCTAAAGGCTGCTGGATTAAAAGAGAGTGAAGTAACGGCAAAGCTCAAGACTACTGAGGAACAACTAGAGACACAAGAAAAATTATTAGAGCAGGCTATTGTTAGTAAGTCTGAACTTGAATCATTACATGAATCACTGGCAAGGGATTCGGAACTCAAACTTCAAGAAGCTATAGAAAACTTCATGAGCAAGGATTCTGAGGTAAAATTCCTCGTTGACAAACTGAAGACTCTTGAAGACCAAGTGAAGTTATACGAAGAGCAGGTAGCTGAAGCAGCTGGAAAATCTGCATCTTTGAAGGAAGAATTGGATTTGTGTTTGCTAAAAGTGGCTTCTTTGGAAGCCTCAAATGAAGAACTTAAAAAACAGATATTGGAAGCAGAAAATAGAGCTTCTAACTCTTCCTCAGAAAAGGAACTCTTAGTTGAGACAAACAATCAGCTCAAAAGCAAGGTCAATGAACTTCAGGAATTTCTAAATTCTGCTGTTTCTGAGAAGGAAGCCTCGTGTCAACAAATTGCTTCACACATGAACACTATTACAGAATTATCAGATAGGCACTCAAGGGCTCTAGAACTTCATTCAGAAACTGAGACCTGGATGGTTCATGTGGAGACACAGTTACAAGAGGCCATTCAGAGACTGACTCAGAAAGATGCAGAAACAAAAGATTTGAATGAGAAGCTAAATGCACTTGAAGGGCAAATAAAATTATATGAAGAAAAGGCTCATGAAGCATCTGCAATAGCTGAAACTCTAAAACTTGAGCTGGAAGAGACTCACCTGAAATTGAAACATTTTGAAATTATTGTTGAGGAACTCCAAACCAGGTCAAGTCACTTTGAAAAAGAGAGTACAGGGTTAGCAGAGGCAAATTTGAAGCTTACTCAGGAACTATCCTCATATGAGTCCAAACTGAGTGATCTAGAGGCAAAACTGTCTGCAACCAATTTGGAGAAGGATGAAACAGTAGAACAGCTTCACACATCAAAGAAGGCTATAGAAAATTTAACTCAGCATCTTAATGATGAAGGACAGAGACTACAGTCTCAG ATATCTTCATTTATGGAAGAGAACAACCTTCTTAATGAATCTTATCAAAATGTAAAGAAGGAACTTCAGTCAGTGATCATCCAGTGTGAAGAGAAGAAAGCAAATGAAGATGCCCTAAAATCTGAGATTGAAAATCTCAAGATGGAGATTGTGGAGAAGTCAGCATTGCAAAACCGTCTCAAGGAAGTTGAAGAAAAATTGGCAACAGCAGAGGCCCGTCTGAAAGAAGAG GTTGAAAACATTCAGGCATCTGCTGCTGGAAGAGAAGCTGAGTTAACTTTGAAACTAGAAGATCATGTACTGAAAATCCATGATAGAGATATGTTAAATGATCAAGTTCTAAAGCTTCAGAGTGAATTACAACTTGCTCAAAGCATCATTACTGAACAG AAAGAGGGAAATTCTCAAAAAGATTTAGAAAGAGAAGCAGCTCTGAGGAAATCCCTTGAAGACCTTGATGCTAGGGAAAAAGAAATCATACTTCTAGAGAAGCAAGTCAAGGAGCTTGAGCAGAAATTGCAACTTGCTGATGGAAAATTACTAGAAAAG GGTGATGGAGGCAATTTGGCCGAACACAAGGACGGAACAGAAATCAAATCCAGAGACATTGGATCAACCATTTCTGCTCCCACAAAAAGGAAGAGTAGGAAAAAGTTAGAGGCCGCATCTGCCCAAACTTCATCCAATGCGGAGACACATGTTAGAACCATAGAGGTTTCCCATGCCATGAACATTAAGTTTATTTTGGGAGTGGCTGTTGTATCTATCATCATTGGCATAATTCTTGGGAAGAGGTATTAA
- the LOC110657613 gene encoding uncharacterized protein LOC110657613 yields the protein MASRSSGHKQDIGWKHGQMVKEGDKVYIKCIYCGKVFKGGGVFRLKEHLAARKGGGPMCQMVPPDVRLLMQQTLDTLSARKKGLRKKVIQEPVSLADEFDSPEQTMPTSGTRQKKDLAWKYCQTFKNDGRVQIKCKYCAKIFKGGGIHRFKEHLAGRKGAAPICDQVPADVRNLMLQSLNEVVGKQNKKQKQTLVEVHVGSAPAPSDMDKFTNDFDGDNDDDNEDDDDDDDDDDDDDDAVAAADDDDYIGALNSVERNSNFSVVGEDGINLENLDRRKRGRGKASSANAVPLNVVNLQMVDSPIQMTIGRFLYDIGGNLDALDSIYYPRLIDMISSQASGVVAPSNHDLRGWILKNLVEEIKNEIDQYGTIWAKTGCSILVEEWNSESGRTMLNFLVDCSQATVFLKTVDVSHIIYSTDGLYPLLKQVVEEVGASHVLQVITNGDEHYNVAGKRLMDTFPSLYWAPCAARCIDLILGDFGKLEWINAVIEQAKSVTRFIYNHSTVLKLMRKFTFGKDILQQGITRSATNFTMLQRMADFKLNLQTMITSQEWMDCPYAKQLGGLATLDIISNRSFWSSCILIIRLTSPLLRVLGIVSSKKKAAMGYIFAGMYQAKETIKRELIKREDYMVYWNIMDQRWDQQQHPPLHAAGFFLNPKFFYSIEGDVHNEILSRVFDCIERLVPDIEVQDKIVKELNLYKNAVGDLGRKMAIRARETLLPAEWWSTYAGSCPNLAHLALRIVSQTCSSIGCKHNHISFEKVHATRNCLERRRLSDIVFVQYNLRLKEMVDENKKQVPVDPVSFDNIGIVEDWIMQNDLCLEDYESSDWMSLVPPSANNILLGPSVDEVEDWGVGFDDFEIFDGLKK from the exons ATGGCGTCACGAAGTTCAGGTCATAAGCAAGACATTGGGTGGAAACATGGACAGATGGTTAAGGAAGGGGACAAGGTTTACATTAAGTGCATATATTGTGGTAAAGTCTTTAAGGGTGGTGGGGTTTTTAGATTGAAGGAGCATCTTGCTGCTCGTAAGGGTGGAGGACCAATGTGTCAAATGGTTCCACCTGATGTTAGACTGTTGATGCAACAGACTCTTGATACCCTTTCAGCTAGGAAGAAAGGCCTCCGGAAGAAGGTGATTCAAGAACCAGTGTCTTTGGCAGATGAATTTGATAGTCCTGAACAAACTATGCCTACTTCAGGCACACGCCAAAAAAAGGACTTGGCATGGAAATATTGCCAAACGTTTAAGAATGATGGAAGGGTCCAGATTAAGTGTAAATATTGTGCTAAAATATTTAAGGGTGGTGGCATTCATAGGTTCAAGGAGCATTTAGCCGGTCGAAAGGGTGCTGCACCTATTTGTGACCAAGTTCCAGCTGATGTCCGCAATTTGATGCTTCAGAGTTTAAATGAGGTTGTTGGGAAGCAAAACAAGAAACAGAAACAGACTCTGGTAGAAGTGCATGTTGGTTCAGCTCCTGCTCCTAGTGATATGGACAAGTTTACCAATGATTTTGATGGGGATAATGATGATGATaatgaagatgatgatgatgatgatgatgatgatgatgatgatgatgatgcagTTGCTGCTGCTGATGATGATGATTATATTGGAGCCCTCAATTCAGTTGAACGGAATTCAAATTTTTCAGTGGTTGGAGAAGATGGGATAAATCTTGAAAATTTGGatagaaggaagagaggaagaggTAAAGCTTCTTCTGCAAATGCTGTTCCTTTAAATGTAGTAAATTTGCAAATGGTAGACAGTCCAATTCAAATGACTATAGGCCGGTTCTTGTATGATATAGGAGGAAATTTAGATGCACTAGACTCAATTTATTACCCACGGTTGATTGATATGATTTCTTCTCAGGCATCAGGGGTAGTAGCACCATCAAATCATGATCTCCGTGGTTGGATATTGAAGAATTTAGTTGAAGAAATAAAGAATGAAATTGATCAATATGGGACAATATGGGCTAAGACTGGTTGTTCCATCTTGGTTGAAGAATGGAACTCAGAAAGTGGTAGAACCATGCTAAATTTTTTGGTGGATTGCTCTCAGGCTACTGTGTTCTTGAAAACTGTTGATGTGTCACACATCATATATTCTACAGATGGCCTGTATCCATTGCTTAAACAAGTAGTGGAAGAAGTTGGAGCCAGTCATGTTTTGCAGGTGATTACTAATGGTGATGAGCATTATAATGTTGCTGGCAAAAGGTTGATGGATACTTTTCCCTCTTTGTATTGGGCTCCTTGTGCTGCTCGTTGCATTGATCTGATACTAGGGGATTTTGGAAAACTAGAGTGGATAAATGCAGTAATTGAACAGGCTAAATCAGTCACAAGATTTATCTACAATCATAGCACAGTTTTGAAGCTGATGAGAAAGTTTACTTTTGGAAAAGACATTTTGCAACAGGGAATAACTCGTTCTGCTACTAACTTCACCATGCTGCAAAGGATGGCAGATTTTAAGCTCAATTTGCAAACTATGATTACCTCACAGGAGTGGATGGATTGCCCATATGCGAAGCAACTAGGAGGATTGGCTACATTAGATATTATAAGTAATCGGTCATTTTGGTCTTCATGCATCTTGATCATCCGTTTAACAAGCCCACTCTTACGAGTTTTAGGAATAGTTAGTAGTAAAAAGAAAGCTGCAATGGGATATATTTTTGCAGGAATGTATCAAGCAAAGGAAACAATTAAGAGAGAACTTATTAAGAGAGAGGATTACATGGTCTATTGGAATATCATGGATCAAAGGTGGGATCAACAGCAACATCCCCCTCTTCATGCTGCTGGTTTCTTCCTTAATCCCAAGTTCTTTTATAGTATTGAAGGAGACGTGCATAATGAAATTCTTTCAAGAGTGTTTGATTGCATAGAGAGATTGGTTCCTGATATAGAAGTCCAAGATAAGATTGTGAAAGAACTGAACTTGTACAAGAATGCTGTTGGAGATCTTGGGAGGAAGATGGCAATCAGAGCTAGAGAAACTCTGCTTCCTG CTGAATGGTGGTCTACATATGCTGGAAGCTGCCCAAATTTGGCACATTTGGCACTTCGTATTGTCAGTCAAACTTGTAGTTCAATTGGGTGCAAGCACAATCATATTTCTTTTGAGAAGGTACATGCCACTAGAAACTGCTTGGAGCGACGGCGACTTAGTGATATTGTCTTTGTGCAGTACAATTTGCGTCTCAAAGAAAT GGTTGATGAAAATAAAAAACAGGTTCCTGTGGATCCTGTATCATTTGACAATATTGGTATTGTTGAAGACTGGATCATGCAAAATGATCTTTGTTTAGAAGACTATGAGAGCTCAGATTGGATGTCCCTTGTTCCCCCTTCTGCCAACAACATACTACTTGGACCTTCTGTTGATGAAGTTGAAGACTGGGGAGTTG gttttgatgattttgagaTTTTTGATGGATTGAAGAAATGA